The following nucleotide sequence is from Candidatus Bathyarchaeota archaeon.
TTTTCCCTCGGTTGGCCCTGAGGGATCCAGAATACGTGCTAACTGGAATTGAGTGATTACATCGGGATATGTTCCAAAACCTAGATGGGGAAGGGTGGATGGGTTAAATTCTTCGAAACCGGTTGCAACAATAATTGAACCAACTTCAAGCGTAACTTCCTCAGGTTTTTGATTGAAATCTAACGCTTTAGCTGGACATACCTTTTCACAGGCTTTACAAACCCCCCTAGTAAGAAAGAGGCAGTTTTCCGGATCGACTGTATATTTTCTAGGGAGGGATTGTGGGAAAGGTATGTAAATTGCCTTACGAAATCCTAGACCGCCATTCCACTCATTTCGAACTTTTACAGGACATTTTTCGGCGCAGGTGCCGCAACCTGTACATTTCCCAAAATCAACGTACCGTGGTTTTTTAAGAACCGTTACTTTGAAGCCGCCTAGAAATTTCTCAACTTTTTTCACTTCACAGTAAGTCCAGAGCTCAATGTTCAGGTGAGCCCCAGCATCAGCCATTTTTGGCCCGAGTATACAGATGGCGCAGTCATCGGTGGGATATGTTTTCACTAAAAGCGCCATATGTCCGCCTATCGTAGGTGAACGATCTAGTAGGTACACTTTAAACCCTTGCTCAGCAAGGTCAAGTGCAGCTTGAATTCCTGCCACGCCACCCCCAATTACCAACGCCCTTTCCGTAACTTTGATCTCCTGTTCTCCAACAGCCTGTAGAAATCTTGCCTTCTCAATTGAAGCCTTGAGCATTCGCTTTGCCTTAGAGGTAGCCATTTCCTTGTTATTATGATGAACCCAAGCACAGTGTTCTCGCAGGTTTACAAATTCAACCTGATGCTCGGTAAAACCACATTTTATTATGCTTCCTTTTATTAAAGGTAAAAGAAGGCGTTTGGAACAGGCAGCTACAACAACACCCTGCGGTTTTTTCTCGGTTATACATGTTTCGATTTTTCTCAAACCTTCTGGTTGGCAGAGAAATGGTGTAATTTCAACATAAACCTCGTTACCCATTGCTTCTAGGAATTCAATAAGGGGATTATAATCTAAAGCTGTCCCTAAGGAGCCACCGCAGGTGCATAACATTACAAGTTGCGTCGTTGCTTTCACCTCCCCTTCAAATTTTATTTCACCCTAATTTCAACCAGGTGAGTAGCACAAGATATACATGGATCGTAGGCTCTAACGAGAACCTCAAATTTCCATTGAGCTTCCTTTGTTTTCCCCCTCAAAATCGCGGGTTTAAGCTCCTCCGCCATAACTCTAATTCCATACTCAATTGTAGGAACGTTTTGACAGGTTGCGACAATTAGGTTTGCACGGGTTATAATGCCATCCTTGTCGGTTACGTAATGGTGAATTAAAGTTCCCCGGGGAGCTTCAACGATGCCTACTCCGCTACCCTCCTTCGGAGTAGCCTCACGTCTAATCCTTCCACTCGTAATTTTATCATTCAACAAAAGTTCTTTGGATAATTCTACCGCGTGAATAAGCTCAACTACCCTTGCCAAGTTATAAATAAGCGGATGATGTATAGGCTTTCCAAATGTTTCCTGTAATTTTAACCAGTATTCGCGAGCCTTCGGCGTGCTAATAGTTTCTGCAACATTAAACCTTGCAAGTGGACCTACACGATACAAACCATTTGGATAACCAAATTTCTTTAGAAATGGGTATTTAACATAGGAGTGTTTCACTGTTTTTTCAGCTATATAGGAAAGATATTCCTCTGGTTGAAATTCAAATTCCACTTCTCCATTTGAATTTACAACTTTAACCGGACCATCATAGGTTTCGAAGTTTCCGTTACGGGTAATCGCTAAATAAAAAGTTTTAGTTGGAGGGAAGCCTTTAACGAAAGTTTCTCTCTTGGAAAATATCTCGAAGTAAATGTCGGCAAGTTTAATCGTATTTTTAAAAATCTCCTCATAGTTTTTGAGTAGCCTTCGTTTTGTTGCTACTGTTAGAGGTTTAGACATACCTCCCGGAATTGCTGCAACTGGATGAATTGCTCTCCCGCCAATTGCTTCCTTCAAATTTGCTCCAT
It contains:
- a CDS encoding Ni/Fe hydrogenase subunit alpha; the encoded protein is MEYKEGKLENVQLNIIEPPRFFEKLLVDKPGEDAPRISERICGVCPVAHHLAAVKAIEDAWNVKPPEPAVLLRKLLYAGQFIQSHALHLSVFALPDYFLRLQEKNLIGLYKRDPKLVKVAIALQEYGANLKEAIGGRAIHPVAAIPGGMSKPLTVATKRRLLKNYEEIFKNTIKLADIYFEIFSKRETFVKGFPPTKTFYLAITRNGNFETYDGPVKVVNSNGEVEFEFQPEEYLSYIAEKTVKHSYVKYPFLKKFGYPNGLYRVGPLARFNVAETISTPKAREYWLKLQETFGKPIHHPLIYNLARVVELIHAVELSKELLLNDKITSGRIRREATPKEGSGVGIVEAPRGTLIHHYVTDKDGIITRANLIVATCQNVPTIEYGIRVMAEELKPAILRGKTKEAQWKFEVLVRAYDPCISCATHLVEIRVK